Within Sorangiineae bacterium MSr11367, the genomic segment TGCCTCGTGACCCGGCGTGTCCAAGAAGACGATGGGACCGTGCTTCGTACTCGCACGGTACGCACCGATGTGCTGCGTGATGCCGCCCGCCTCACCGGTCGCCACGCTGGCCGAACGGATCTTGTCGAGGAGGCTCGTCTTGCCGTGGTCGACGTGACCCATGACGGTGACGACCGGCGGACGCGTGATGAGGTTCGTGTCGGTGCTTTTGTCGGGCGTATCGGCGGCAACCGCCTCTTCGCCTCGAGCGGCCGCGATGCTTTCCTCTTCACTCTTCGCGAGGTCCTCGACCTCCCAGCCGAACTCGGAGGCAAGGATCTTCGCGGTGTCGGCATCGAGCGTCGTGTTGATGTGCACGCCCGTCATGCCCATCGAGAGAAGCTTCATCAGAAGCTCCGTCGACTTGAGCGACATCTTGCCGGCCATCGATTGGAGCGTGATGTTCTCCTCGATGCGGATGACCTTCTTGTGCTCGCTCATCTCCTTGGTGGAGACGGTGGCCGGCGGGCGCTTCTGCATGTGCTGGCCGGGTCGACCGCCGAAGCGCTGACCAGGACCACCACCGCCGGGACGCATGCCAGGACGGCCGCCTTGCGGGCCGCCGGGACGCATGCCGGGACGACCTTGCGCCTGGCCTGCGCTCGCACGCGGGTTGTACTCGGTGCGGCGCGCCATCGAGCCGGCTTGACCGCCGCCGATGGCACTTCGCGGAGCACTCGCCGGTGTGGGCATCGGCACGCCCGGACGCCCCGTCCAGTACTCCACACCGGTCTTCGGCGTCGCAGGACGCGGAGGCGGCGGCGGGGGTGCCGGAGGCGGCGGGGGCGGCGCCACTTCCACCACCGGGGCAGGCGGCGGCGGCGGCTCCTCCACCACGGGCGGAGGCGGCGGCGCCGCTTCCACCACGGGGGCGGAGGCCCCAGGCGCGGCTTGGGCGGCCGCTCCTGAAGGTTCGCTCTTGACGATGATCTGGGGTGACGAAACCCGCTCGGGCGCGACCGGGACCGGCGTCGGCACGGGGGGAGCTGTCACCGCATGAGACGATTCGCGCGGGGCCGGTATGACCGGGGGCGGGGCTTGCACGACCGGTTCCTCCGTCGTCGTGGGAATTTCATGAACCGAAACGGGCGCGGGAACGGCAGCCGCGACCGTGTTATCGACATCGTCGGTCGGCTCGACATGGGGCGAGCTGACACGGGCCGGCGGAACGGGCGTCGAAATCGCCGGCGTGGAGACGGGGGGCGGCGGCGCCGCGACGGGCGTCTCCAGGCTCTCGAGCGAATGCACGCTCGCCCGCTCCGGGGGAATCTGTGAGGACACGTCGCGCGTGCTCCGCCGATCCTCGGCGGCCACGTTGCGACTGGAGAGCCGGTCGGCACTGGGACGATCCGCCCGCAGCGCAGACGCTGCTGCAGCGAGACCCCCACCGTCGACGTGCCCGTTGTGATCCGTATCGAGAAGCGACACGTCGGTGCGGCTGCTCGCGGGCGCGGGCGGCACGTGCGACGACGACGGCAACCGCGACAACGACGGACGCGACTCCGCGGGCGCCGGGGCACCCGGCTTGGCCACCGCGCGGCGCTTGACCACGGTCGGGCGAATTCGCTCCTCCACGACGTCGTGGGTCTTCTGCTTCTCGAGGTGACGCTTCACGCGCTCCACGGCTTCCGGCTCGACAGAGCTCATGTGATTGCGCACCTCGTTGATGCCAACGGCCTGAAACAGTGCCACGACCGCCTTCGGATCGAGGTTGAGCTGCTTGGCTACTTCGTACACGCGCACTTTGCTCATCGACCCTCGCTTACCGCAGCGGACACACGTCCGAGGCCTGCGACCGCCCGGTGTTCGGACTCGTCATCCGAAAACCTGCATGCATCACCCTGTGCAAACACCGCCTGCAGCTCCGAGGCGATGCTGGCGCTCGTTACCGCAACGAGTGCCACTTCATCTCGACCGAGGAGGCGTCCCACCCCTTCTTTCGTGCCCCAGGCAATCGCGCGTCCTCCCGCAATCGCTTCGGCAATCGGACGCCGCGACACCACGGTCTTCGTATCGCGCGCGACGACGATCACTACGTCCTTTCTCTGTTCGAGTAGCTCACACACCGCGTCGGCCCCGAGCACGAGATAGCCCGAACGGCGCGCCGCCAAAAGAAGTCCTTCGAGCCGGCGGTCCGAGCCCGCCGCAATCTCCGACCCGATATCGGCAGCGTTCGCCACGACCCGGGTCTTGAAGCTGCGCGAGAGCCCCCCTTTGCAGGCCTTCTCGAGACAGCTCCGGCGCGCATGCACGTAGGCCCCGCGCCCAAACGACGAATTGCCCACGTCCACGAGAACCCGGCTGGTGTCGGCCCCAGCCTCCGCTTTGGGGGCCGCACCAGGGTGGTCCTCCACCAAAACGAGGCGCACGAAGGCCGCCGGAGAGTCTTTCTCTCCGCAGCCGACACACGTACGACCGTGCGCCTTTCCGTGTCCTCGTTGTTGGGGGTTCGCTTTACTCATGAAGATCGTTGGTCTCTCCATCCATCCTAAAGGGTTGCCTTGGAAGCCGGTGCCACAACCGTCTTCGAATCTTGTGCGGCCTTGACGGCCTCTTTACGGGCGGAATCGATCACCTTCCACTCGTTCTGGAGGAACTGTTCGGCGCCCTGCTTGATGACCCGGGCCTTCTTGATGCCGAGGCCGGTCTTGATAGCCAGCTTGTCCTCATCCTCTTTGTTCACGTCTTCGACGCTGCGGTAACCCGCCTCCTCGAGGAGTTGCGAGGTGCGCTCGCCCACCCCGCGGACGAACAAGAAGCGTTCACGTTCGCTGAGCGGCTCCGTCCGGCTGAGCGCCGCGGAGATGCGGCCCTGGCGCAGACGCTCCATGGTCGACTCGGCCGCCTCGCGCATCCGCGCCGCACCTTCTTCACCGCCGAGGCCCGGAATGGCCGCGAGCTCCTGCTCCGTGGCCTCGGCCAGCTCCTCGAGGGCGCGGAAGCCGAGTCGGTACATGCTGCGGGCGACGGGCTCCGTCACCATGTCGAGCTGCTGGAGGGCGCTGATGGCTTCTTCTTCCATCTGCTTGAACTTGGACTCGCTGATGATGTCCAAGCGCCACCCGGTCAAGTGGTGCGCGAGGCGCACGTTCTGACCCTTGCGGCCGATGGCCAAGGACAGCTTCTCGTCGGGAACCACGAGCTCCATGCGCCCGTCGGCTTCGTCGACGATGACCTTGTTGACCTCCGCCGGCTGAATCGCCGCGCACACGAAGCGCGCCGGATCCCGGTCGTAGGGCACGATGTCGATCTTCTCGCCGCGCAGCTCCTGCACGACGGCCTGCACGCGCGAGCCCTTCATGCCGACACACGCGCCCACCGGATCGACGTCCGCATCGCGGCTGGTGACCGCAATCTTCGAACGCGCGCCCGGCTCGCGTGCACACGCCACGATGCGCACGATGCCTTCGTAGATCTCGGGGACCTCGGCTTCGAACAGCTTCTCGACCAACTTCGGATCGCTGCGCGAAAGAATGACCTGCGGGCCACGCGCCTCGCGATCGATGTCTTTCACGTAGGCGACGATGCGGTCGCCGGGGCGGTACGTCTCGCGCGGGGTCTGCTCGCGGAACGGCAGGATGCCCTCCGTGCGACCCAAGTCGACGATGATGTTGTTGCCCTTCTCGAAGCGCCGGACGACGCCCTTGATGAGCTCACCCTTCCGATCTTTGTACTCGTTGAAAATGAGGTCGCGCTCTTCGTCGCGAACGCGCTGGATGAGAACCTGCTTGGCCGTCTGCGCCGCGATGCGGCCGAAGGCGGTGCGGGCCTGCTTCACGTTGAGCAGGTCGCCGAATTCTTTGTCCTGCTCCGCCGCCTTCTTCGCGTCGGAGGGGTGCCAGAAGATCTGAAAGCCGAGTTCTTCCCCGAGCTCCGCCTCGAGGCCCAGGCGCTGCGCGTCTTCGACCGCGATCTCACGGTCTTCGTCGGCCACGTCCTCGACCACCGTCATGTACTGAAAAAGGTCGACCTGGCCGCTGTCTTCGTTGAAGCGAGCCTCGAGCTCGCGCGTGGGGCCGAACGCGCTCTGCGCGGCCTTGAGGATGGCTTCTTCCACCGTCTTGATGAGGCGGGTCTTATCGATGCCCTTGTCCTTCGCGACCATGTCGATGGCCTGAAGGAGGTTCAAATCGGGCTGCGCTGGGTTTTGCTGGTTGAGTGCCATCTTGTTCTCACCGGGAAGGATGCTTGGCAGGTTTTCCGGGCTTTTTGGTAGCGCCGCGCTTGTTCGCGGAGCTGGCGGAGCCGGGCTTCGGTGCCGGACCAAATTCGAAAACCAGCCGCGCGGCAGCGATGTTTTCGAGTGAAACTTCGTAGGTGCGGGATCCGTCTTCGACCGGGATCACGCCTTCTTTGGGCTCCCCCAGAATGCCCGTGATGACCTTCTGTCCTTCCGGGGTCGCAGATTTTAGCTTCAGACGCGCTTTCTCTCCCGCAAACCGGGCGAAGTCGCGTTCGTCACGGAGCGGCCGCTCCACGCCAGGGGAACTGACCTCGAGATTGTAACGATGCGGAATCGGATCGGCCACATCGAGAGCGGGGCTCAAATCCCGCGCGATATGGGCACAAAGCTCGAGATTGACCGCCGCGTCGCGCGTGCTGGCATGACTTTCGGCGCTTCCGAGTTTTTCGACGTAGACCCGAAGGACCCACCCCGCTTGCTCCGTTTTCAGCTCGATATCCACCAGCTCCGCACCGTGTGCGGACACGATCGGCAAAATGACGGCTTTAAGCCGCTCTCGGTCGTAGGAAGGTGTGGTGTTCGTGTTCGAGTCCATGCGAAAAAAAACGCGGTGCCCCGGGTTTGGGGTCCGCGCGTGGAAAACCACCAACTGAGGCGCGCGGAAGATAGCGCCCTGAGGGCGCTCATGCAAGAGCGACACGCGTGCCCATGCCCACAGCGTTAAAAGTGGGCCCGCCCCCCTGGACGGAAGCACACTGTGTTCCTGATATACTAGGGGTTAACCGCCCGATCTGCCGACCGCTATGGAAAATTCCTCAGACGACCGCTCCTCCTCCCCCGTCGTGGGTACCCCGCCCGGCGGCACCCCGGCCGCCGCCAACCGGACAACCCGTCACCGGGCGCAAAACGCGCGCGGACGCATCCTGATCGTCGACGACGAGGCCAACGCCCGCGCCGCGCTCAGCGAAATCCTCCACGAGGAAGGGTACGCCACGGAAACCGCGGCCGACGGCTTCAAGGCCCTGGGCAAGCTGGAAGAGTTTTCGCCCGACGTCATCCTGACCGACCTGAAGATGCCCGGGCTCGATGGCATCACCTTCATGGATAAGGCCCGCGCCGCGGCGCCTGGGGCCGTGTTCGTGGTGATGACCGCCTTCGGCACCATCTCCAGCGCGGTCGCGGCCGTCAAAAAGGGCGCGGACAACTACCTGACGAAGCCGCTCGAGTTCGAGTCGCTCAGCGCGATCGTCGAGCGCGCGATGGAAAAAGCGCGGCTGCTGCAGGAGGCGCGGCAACTCCGCGACCGTCTGCGCGAGCGCAATGCCTTCGGCCTCATCGTCAGCGATGACCCGAAAATGCACGAAATCCTCGAGCTCGTGGCCCAAGTGGGGCCGAGCCGGGCGAGCGTGCTCATCATGGGTGAGAGCGGCACCGGCAAGGAGCTCATCGCCGAATCGATCCACGCAGCCTCGCCCCGCGTGCAGAAGCCGTTCGTTCGGCTCAACTGTGCGGCCCTCGCCGAGTCGCTCCTCGAGAGCGAGCTTTTCGGCCACGAGCGTGGCGCATTCACCGGTGCGGTGGGCCGGCGCGACGGCCGCTTCAAGCAGGCCGACGGCGGCACGCTGTTCCTGGACGAGATCGGTGAGATTCCGCTGGGAACGCAGGTGAAGCTGCTGCGCTTCCTGCAGGAGCGCACCTTCGAGCGCGTCGGCGGCAACGAGACGCTGAAGGTCGACGTCCGCGTGATCTGCGCCACGAACCGGGATCTGCAAGAGGAGATCAAAAAGGGCCGCTTCCGCGAAGACCTTTTCTACCGCCTCAACGTGGTGACCATCAATTTGCCCCCGCTGCGCGATCGGCGGAGCGACATCCCGGCGCTGGCCAGCTTTTTCCTGCGCCGTTACGCGGCCGAGAACGGGCGCAACATCGAGGGCATCAGCGACGAAGCACTCGAGCGCCTGGCGAGCTACGCGTGGCCCGGCAACGTGCGCGAGCTGGAGAACGCGGTCGAGCGCGCCGTGGTGCTCTGCGAGGGCACGCAGATCGAGGCGCGGCACCTGCCGCCCACGTTGGTGCCGCAAACGCAGCGCGAAGGTGCACCGCCCATCCCGGGCTCCACGATCGCCGATCTGGAACGCTACGCGATCCTGAAGACGCTCGAGGCTTGCGGTGGCTCCACGTCGAAAGCCGCGATGCTGCTCGGCGTTTCCACGCGCAAGATCCAGTACAAGCTGCACGAGTACGGGACCTCGGGCACCTTGGGCCTACCCAACGCCACGCCGGCCAGCACGCGACGCGAGCGGGACTAGCGCGTCTTGGAGAACGCCCCCGTTCTCGCCGTTTCGAAGCTGGCCAAGACCTTTCGCAAGTCGTTCTCGTCGAAGACCATCGAGGCGGTGCGCGGGGTCTCGTTCGAGGTGGGGCGCGGGCAGGTCTACGGCTTTCTCGGGCCGAACGGCGCGGGCAAGAGCACGACGTTGAAGATGATCACGGGCCTCGTCGCCCCCACGTCGGGCGGTGCGGCGCTGTTCGGGGCTCCGTTCTCGCACGACAGCCTGCGAAGGGTCGGATTCCTCCCCGAGACCCCTTACGTGCACCCGCACTTGTCGCCGCGTGAGTTCGTCACGCTGTGCGCGCGCCTGAGCGACATGCGCGATCCGGCGGCTCGCGTGTCGAACGCACTGGCGCGCACCGGCGTGGGTGACGCCATCGATCGCCCCGCGCGCACGCTGTCCAAGGGCACGCTGCAACGGGTGGCCCTCGCCGCGGCGTTGGTGCACGCACCCGAGTTACTCATTCTGGACGAACCCATGAGCGGACTCGATCCGGCCGGTCGCAAACAGGTGCGCGATCTCGTGTTGGAGGAGAAGGCAAAGGGCAACTCCGTGCTGCTCTCGAGCCATGTGCTCAGCGATGTCGAGTTGCTCTGCGAGCGCGTGTGCATTCTGCGTGCGGGAACGGTGGCATTCGAGGGGCCGCTGGCCGGTGTGTTGAATGAAACGTTTCGAACCGAAATAACGCTAATTGAAAATCAGAAGACGGATATCATCATTGCCATTGGTGAGGCCGAGATCGCCGGCGTGCTCGAGCGAGCTCTCGCACGCGGCGCGCGTGTGGTGAGCGTGACGCCGAAGCGCGAAACGCTGGAAGAGCTCTTCGTTCGCCGCGCGTTGTGAAGACGGAACGTCGCCCGACAGGCCATCCGTCTTGCAGCGATGTTCTTCGAACCGAACGAAATTTTGCATTTTTGACGTATTGACGTCGCACGTCCCATCAATCTAAATAACGCAACAAGCAATCCCCTCCATCGAAATACGATTTCGATGGCATGGCGTCTTGGACCCGCAGCGTTGCTCATTGCCGCAGCGAGGGATTGCACCGATTTGGGTTTCAATCCACCACACACGTCTTCAGGTCGGTAGGTAGCCGCCCCGCGGACGAAGGAAATTCTCCATGTTGAGAGCGCAATTCATCGTCGCATTGCCGTTGCTGTTCGTGGCCGCCGCTTGCAGTTCGCAAGGGGGCGATGCGATGCAGGAACGAACCGGCAGCGTCAAACAACCGGAAGCATGGTCTCCGCGCGACAATCCATCTTTGTTCACCTCGAATTTGGAAAAACGTTTATCGAATCTTCCACGAATTGGTGAAGCAGCGAAAATACCTTGGGCCGGCAGCTATTGGCCTACGTTCAAAGATGGGATCAATTACCGCTGGGACGGGCCGAATTCCGATTCGCCGGCGAAGAAATACGAGCTGGCCTTCGGGCGCTCGGGGGTGGAAGACGCCGTCTCGCGGACATCGGGCGTCGATGCGCACGGGGGGCGCCGGAGCTGCACGAAGAGTTCACAATGCGATTACAACCAAGGCGAGGCATGCGCAAAGCGCACAGGCGAGAGCCGCGGGCGCTGCATTCCGACGTGGTTTGGCATCTGCCACGCGTGGGCGCCGGCCGCAATTCTGGTCCCCGAGCCCCAGCACGACGTGGTGAAGAACGGCGTGACCTTCCACGTGCCGGACATCAAGGCACTCGTTTCATTGGTTCACGAATCCGTGACAACGAAGTTCGTATCGCTGCGCTGCAATGCCGAAGAAGGCGACATGGATCCGGACGAATATGGCCGGCCCCGGTCCGATTGCCGAGATACCAATCCGGGTACTTTGCACATCCTCTTGGCGAACTATTTGGGCATTCGCAAACAGTCGTTCGTCGAAGATCGGACGTATGATTACCAAGTTTGGAATCAGCCTCTGCGCAACTTCAAGGTGCTCTCCACGGAGACGGTCACGAGCCAGGAGGCCAATGCGCTCGTGGTCGGTGATTCGGAGGATGCGTCGTCGGATTACTTGTTCAACCCGAAAGCCGTCACCTTCGTGCACGTGAAGACGGAAGTGACGTACATCACCGAGTCGGGCCCCGAGGAAGGCCACCTCGCCTCGAAGATCGACGAGTACACGCGCGGGTCGCGTTACGACTACGTGCTCGAGCTCGACGGCAATGGTGAGATCATCGGAGGAGAATGGGTCGGGCGCAGCAAGAGTGATCACCCTGATTTCCTGTGGCTACCCGTTCGGCAGAATGGGGGGACCGTCGCGGGCGGGGCGATTTCGGCGGCGGAGGTGAAGGAGTTGGCCGACCTGTCGGTCGCGCCGGAGTGATGCGCTAAAGGATCGTGCACGTGCGCGTGCACGAGAGACGGTCACGATCACGAGGACGAGCACGCGCTTGCGGGTAGTGCCGAGCTTGAGCTTACGCCGGCGCACACCCGTGCCCGTGTTCGTCCTCGTGATCGTGACACGTGATCGTGCACGCGCACGCGCTCGTGCACGTCTTTCAAGCTTTCAAAATACGCTCAAAACGAGACCTTCACGCCGAGCCCCGCCGCGCCCGGAGCCAACGACGGAACGAGCGATACCGGCCCGGGGATGGGTCGTTTCCGCACGATGACGGTCTGCGGCTCGAAGCGCGCGTTCGCCTCCACGATGCCCGCGACCGCGGTCACGAGGAAGGCGCTGTAGGCGAGGGTGTTGATGAATCCCCACGTCCGCGCCCGGTCGTAGTGCTCGCGCGCATCGGCGGTCTGCGTCGTTCCCGATGGATCGTTGTACGCATCCACGAAGGCGGCCTTCTCCGAATAGTAGAACGGAATCGCCAACGTCCCAGCCGCCAAGAAGAGCGTCTCGGCCCCGAAGAAGAACCAACCGAGCGCCTTGGAGCCATTTTGGAACTGGCCCGCGCCGAAGGGGACGAACGCCACGATGCGTGAGTGCTTGACCGTGATCTTCTCCTCGCTCGCCATGCGCTCCAAAAGCCGCATGCGCTCGAGTTGCCTCAGTTTGTCCTCTTCCTCCCGCACGCGCCGCTCCGCATCGCGCCGGGCCATCTCCCGGGCTTGCGCGTTCAAGCGCTCGCGAATGCGGCTCCGCGTGTCGCTGAAGGCGTCCAGAACCGCGGTGGGAAAGCTGAGAGGGTCCGGCTCGTACTGCGGGTTCTTGAACAGCACCTGCTCGAACAACCCCGCCGCCTCGTTCGGCCGCCGCTGGGCGATCTTCACCGCGCCCCAGTACATCAGCGCCTGCGTGACCAGGTTCGGATCCCGCAGGGTGCCCGTTTTTGGCGCCAGCATCGTGCGAAAGCGCGCGTCGGCCTCGTCGTACTGCCGCGCGAGGTAGGCGTTGCGGCCTTTTTCCAGGTCCGACTGCTCGTCCGCGCGCACGGCGGCGCCGGTCGTAAGACAGGCGGCAACCACCACGGCGGAAAAAAGCGGACGCATGGAACGCATGAAGGAGAGGCCCGGGATGTTAGTCCCTTACTCGTCCGTTGCGAGCCCGAACACCACTTCCGACTGTTGTCCGGCCGATAAAGTCACCGGCTCGGTGCGCCCCGAGGGCAGCTCCACGACGTGGACGGTGATCTTCGACACATTCATCGGCACGCGGCTCTGGATTCCGGCCCGGAGCATGACCGTCGGCTGCTCCTGAATCGTGTAGGATGCATGCACATCGCCTTGGACGACCAGGGACGCTGGCTTGATGGTCAGGGCCACCTCCAGCTCCTCGTTCCCCTCCCCCGCCACCACCACGCGCTGTTTGGGCTCACACGCGTCTTTCTTGCACGTGAACGTGAGCACGTGCCGCTGCGGGTCCACGGTCACGTGGCCGCCAACCTCGACCTCCGTCGGCGCCTCGCCGTCCACGGCCACCTGGATGCCGAACTGCGGCATGAAGCTGCGAAACACGATGTCGCGCGTCGGCACCTTGGCCGCGGTCGGACGTGAAGCGGAGGGCGGATTCACCACCGGCACCCTCCCCGACACCGCCGCCCGCACCACCGAGGACGAAGGCGCTGCGCCGGGCTCCGTCGCCATTGCGGACGGCGACGGCGTCTCCGAGAACGCGCTCGCCGAGGCCGACGGCGCCGGCACTTCGTCCACCACCACGGGCGCGCGGTAAGCCCGCACCGCGAAGAACGCGATGGCGCCACAGGCAAAGGCGCAGAGGACCACCGGCGCAAGACGCTTCATCAAGCGCCGTCGCTCTTCGGCGCGGTGCATCGTCGCGACGATGCGCAGAAGCGCCTGATCCTGCGGCGCATACGCGAGGGCCCGGTTGTAGTCCGCCGCCGCCGCAATCGCATCGCCGCGCTGGCGCGACGCCTTCGCGAGCGCGCACAGGCGCGGGACGATCGCCGCGTCGTGCTTCGCGCGGTACGCCTCGGGATCGGTCATCCAGGCGTCGAGGTCGCCGGACGCGCTCGTCACGTTCAGGCGGCGCAACTCGTCGCCCAGCGCCTCGCGCATCTGGCTGGCGTCTCCGAAGCGCTCCTCCACGTTTCGATGCAGCGCGCGATCGAGAAGCTGACTCCAAATTTTCCCCACCGTGGGGCGTTCGTGCTCGGCGCACGGGTAGATGCCCTCGAGCACGCGGCGGAGCACTTGCGCGGGGTTGCTCCCCTCGAAGGGGAGGTGCCCCACCAGGCATTCGTAGAGCAAGACGCCCGTGCCGAACACGTCGGCCCGGGCATCGACGTCGCCGCCCTCGATCTGCTCCGGCGCCATGTGCGCGGGGCTGCCGAGCACCTGACCGGTGGACGTCACGCCCTGGCTGTCGAGCAGCTTGGCGATGCCGAAGTCGGTCAACTTGACCTTCACGCCCTCGTTCGGACGCCCGTCCTCGCCCGAGAACTCGATGAGAACGTTCTCCGGCTTGATGTCGCGATGGATGACACCGGCGGCGTGCGCGTGCGCCAGCGCGGCGAGCAGCTCCTGCGCGATCTGCGCCCCCACCTCGGGCGGAAGCGCGCCGTACGCCTCGAGAACCTTGCGCAGCGACCGCCCGCGCACGAGCTCGTTGACGAGGTACTGCTCCTCTTCTTCCGGCGAGGAGACGTCGTACACTTCCACGATGTTCGGGTGGCGAAGCTTGGCCACGGCCTTCGCCTCGACGAAGAACCTGTGCGCAATCTCGACCGAGTCCCGGAGGTGTCGGTGAATGACTTTAATCGCGACGTCACGACAGAGTCGCGGATCGCGGGCACGGTAGACGGTGGCCATGCCGCCATGGCCAATCTCCTCGATCACCTCGTACTTGGTGATGTTGGGCATCCGCCCGCGCTGCGTGGCCTTCGTTGCCGGGCCCGTTACCGCCATCGCAGTGGAGTCTAGCTCATTATCCCTTCAAACCGAGTCGTTTCAGGCGACTTCGCAAGGTGCTTTCGCTCAGCCCGAGCGAGCGCGCCGCCCGCGACTGGTTGCCCTCGGCGCGCGCCAAGATCTGAACCAGAATTTCGCGCTCGATATCGTCGAAGGTCGTCCCCGTCTCGGGCACGCGCAACACGATGGTGTCGGCATCTCGCGCCATGGCGGCGCCCATGCTCGATACAGGCGCTGGCGACGAAGGCAGGGCAGACGGCAGGTTTCGAAGTGAACCGAGGTTCCGCACGCTGATCGGGCCCGTGCCAAGGCGCGATCCGCTCTCCGTCGAGCCCCACGGTGACGTGGCTGGCACCTGAGTTGGCAGGCCCAGCTCGTCCGCCTCCACCTCTTCTCCCGCGTGGTAGATGGCGATGCGCTCCATCAAGTTCGACAGCTCGCGTACATTGCCTGGCCACGTATGGCGCTCCAGCACGGCCCACGCAGCATCCGTCAGCCGTGGCAGCATTCGTCCCATGCGTCGTGCGGCCGCCTCGAGCATCGGAGCGCCGAGGCCGCGAACGTCCTCCGGTCGCTCCCGCAACGGTGGAATGTAAATGGGCGCCACCGCCAGCCGGTAATAAAGGTCGAGCCGAAAGATGCCGTCCTTGGCGTCCGCCAGCAGGTCGCGGTTCGTCGCTGCGATGATGCGCACGTCGATGGGACGCGGCTCGGTCGCCCCCACCGGCCAGATTTCGCGCGACTCCAGGGCACGCACGAGCATCGCTTGCAGCGCCAACGGGGCCTCGGCAATCTCGTCCAAGAAGAGCGTGCCACCATCCGCGAGTTCGAACAGACCGCGCCGTGGCGTCGCCATCGGTGGCAGAGAGCTGCTCGAACCCGAACCCGAACCCGGTGCGCGCGCATGACCGAATAGCTCGCTGGCCATCAGCTCTTGAGGAAGCGCGGCCAGATTCTGCGCGACGAAGCGCGCTCGC encodes:
- a CDS encoding sigma-54 dependent transcriptional regulator, giving the protein MTASKSEQGGGQVTKAKVLYADDEDDVRDVFNIVFAGEFDVTCVADGEQALTAMSHQAFDVLVSDMRMEPMRGSELLARAYEQFRDTQRILLTGYSDHDDLAAAVNLGHVFAYVQKPWDAEQLRLTILRAVEQRQLELENRRLVEELTSANARLKDDLESVARAVPPRPRLHVTSPPMAKVFEQVVAVAGTEASVLLYGETGVGKELVASAIHERSARKRARFVAQNLAALPQELMASELFGHARAPGSGSGSSSSLPPMATPRRGLFELADGGTLFLDEIAEAPLALQAMLVRALESREIWPVGATEPRPIDVRIIAATNRDLLADAKDGIFRLDLYYRLAVAPIYIPPLRERPEDVRGLGAPMLEAAARRMGRMLPRLTDAAWAVLERHTWPGNVRELSNLMERIAIYHAGEEVEADELGLPTQVPATSPWGSTESGSRLGTGPISVRNLGSLRNLPSALPSSPAPVSSMGAAMARDADTIVLRVPETGTTFDDIEREILVQILARAEGNQSRAARSLGLSESTLRSRLKRLGLKG